The Caldisericum sp. nucleotide sequence TTGTTGCAAAGCATGCAAAAGAGATTTCACCACTTCTTTCAGAAAAACAGGTCCAATCCGAACTTAAACGCCCCGAACGAAAGCCATTTGACGAATTTGCATTTTTGAATAAGGTTCCATAAATGAAAGTAGCGCTTCTCATAATTGATATGCAGGAGGACTTCCTGAACGAGTCCTCCCCTCTTTTTGTTGATTACGGCAAAAACATAATTCCGAATATTGAAAAACTTCTTAAATTCTTTAGAGAAAATAATCTCACGCGCATTTTCGTAAAGAGAGTTCACCTTGGCAAGATTGATATTGATAAGGCAAGAATGCCTCTTGGGGGTAGTGTACTTTTGCCAAATTCAAAAGGCTCAGAGATTGTATCTCCCCTCACGCCTCAGGATAACGAAATTGTCGTTATAAAAAAGAGGTTCTCTGCGTTTTTTCATACAGAG carries:
- a CDS encoding cysteine hydrolase — its product is MKVALLIIDMQEDFLNESSPLFVDYGKNIIPNIEKLLKFFRENNLTRIFVKRVHLGKIDIDKARMPLGGSVLLPNSKGSEIVSPLTPQDNEIVVIKKRFSAFFHTELDLVLRRLKIDTLVITGVQTPNCVRATAVDGISYDYDVIVVSDGTASKTPEVQKANLFDLENMGVMVKTTKDVIELIQNSL